tagatgaaaggaacagacgacgacaacaaggatcctgtgtgagatgtggctcctctaatcattgggtgaaagattgttccatgaaggcacacaaggaatccaaacAATCATGGAATCAGCAGATGCTTGCGAAGCTGGAGACAAAtggtattgatgatggtggtgactgATGactgatttttggagatgtcaTCCATgcgttttcttttcaagtgtctcatgtattgttgctttctcatatgttcttacctgtggttgaccatgacattgaggacaatgcctattgaagccggggggtaatgtgacggcctggtcacgttggttgcttatcacgtgaggtgtggttgtttgctttgttgctttgttgataaatatggcgttacctcctttcttccttcctcatgttgattattctcgtcgatagctacctaggtagaacccatgagttggacgttccattatcctagtagagcgccgtgacaccgtgccattcaccgtgccggcttgtgtgccattcaatgtgccgttcgatgtgccattcgacataccattcgatgtgccattcgacataccattcaatgtgccgttcgatgtgccatttgacataccattcgatgtgccattcaccgtgccatgcgcagtgccggcctgccacgctgtcaactggtcaatgaatggcatcgccagccacatgtaccacaccaccaactccccgaccgcccgtggcacataccggtggatcagcttgctgtcgttgctcgcatggaagcccttgtggtatgcagtcaccagtgtcaccatcccatcctcaatgaacacattgcggaattggttgttcggcgtgttgacatactgcacactgagcagctcgggggcccgtgccggctgccccgccgtcatatggatggccacggccagtttctccttgaaccgggccacccgggccagatactgtgccaccaatgggccgtggatcgccccccggcgcatgaattgctgctgcacggggcgctctgtgcgcagccgctggatcatccaccaccggccatccacgggccaccgggtccggcgatcatgcaaaagttccagcccgggtgcccctgggtgggatcatcatacaagccctgccacgggatggcgggcagcggcatggtgcttggggtgtgggcgctgctggaaccatcggcaatacataatagttcacacagcagctcccgtgtggccccaaccagcccgtggatgaacccacggaattcacccatcgtgaaatgcagatccttgtacaacagctcatcggctcccatccacgccacatggcccggcgccgtgctattgtaatggatcttcaacccatatgtgcgccagtcgagcaatgtctgcatgggcccatgggtgccacggatcatgaagcggctgaccatctgctgcacatggtcatgaaatgacgggcgatcgtgcaccgtggtgggggtggagcgtgtgggactggcactatcacagccctcatcgatatcggccagttgggcatctgcactggccaacggccatgctattgggctagccggtgtgccatttggagtgccattcactgtgctagcctgtgcctgccacatctgaataatgtcccccacatggggatccaaccacagtgccttctgcaccaccatgaaccgcgcaagcttgatcatccgcgataaaatgggggggtaactgtcgggatcacgccacccagtctccccccagccgagcaccgccatggcacacacaagggggctttcatattcatgggcacggtggcgctggttgagcagctcaatgcaaaactccaagcaggcacgctccattgggctcatcatccatgccggctcggtgctgcctgcattgccagtctcctctgcttcttccacatgctcggggctcaccccatgcccggctgtgggctgatctccggggctcaccccacgcccctctgtggcccgataactgccggggttcccaccctgctctaggatccgaccggccccggggaacatatggaccgcccgagcccgggctcgatggggcgcctgttggggcctcaccatggtgggcatggcaagctgccacaacatctgccacttccgctgctgccgcgcggtcatcccatacacgggcagtgggccacaccactcctgcatgccctgtccggcctgggtggcctgtgtgcgtgcaatgaagcccaacacttGCTGCCACGCCTGCACATGCTTCTGGACACTGGTTTCATCCATGTACGCCTGGAGCGGCCGGTATGGGGTCTGTCCGGCCTCGGTCCGGGCCGCCTCCATACAAATGCCGGTTCCACACCGCTGCACGGTCTGCTGGCTCCGCCGGGCCAACTGGCCCATGGCATTCCAAAtggcctggatggcctgttcaATGGGATCCGGGGGCTCCTCGGGGGGCGCTTCCACCAGCCGGAGCAGGTCCTGGGGGTGCACACCTTCCAGGTATCGTGCCCACCCGGTCCGGCGGAGCCACGGGTTAGCATCGGTGATCCGATCGGCCTGGATGACGGCCTGTTGTTCCTGGGCCGTTCGAGCCTGATCCCATGCGGTGATGATGGCATCGACGGCCCGTTGGGCCTGGTCCGCGgggggcggtggtggtggtgggtggcCCTCTGGGAAGCGGATATGGATGTAATGGGACCCCgggcccgatgggaagaTCTGCTgcctgtcacaacctggcttctctcgtgtcgtacctagggttctagttagttgtatttcgagactggacacttaccctaagtgtcttccaagtaatcgtatgctcaatgcccctccgggtccggtttggtatgtcgtatgtgttgatgggtatatcgccccctccaggctccgtaagataatcaacaagtagaaacggtaaaggtaacgaatagagaaacaaggccaaccgagtacgtatactgggttgttggttaagtgcggacgagtcagaaactagaaggtaaccaatgcttgattaactagattgatcgcgaagaactaagctaagtacatgaatgagcgtccttatatatcttccTCCATATACTATCCTTCTACCTTCAAGAGGTATATCCAGAGTATAGCCAATCAGTGCGTCGTACTTCATATACTCAGCGGTATACTTTTCCAAGTAGTCAGGACGGTAtacagtcacgtgatatggtcgCTGATTATCATCCCGATCCCGGTTTTCCGTGCGACTATCCTAGTCCTTCCTGCGCCATTctctcatgaactgatatccaatgattctgtctTGACCCCATACcgtcacgtgaggctgatacgttgGGTTCTGTAACACTGCCACGCTACAGTGGTGAATGAACGCT
This sequence is a window from Aspergillus chevalieri M1 DNA, chromosome 5, nearly complete sequence. Protein-coding genes within it:
- a CDS encoding uncharacterized protein (COG:L;~EggNog:ENOG410PI7H;~InterPro:IPR022698;~PFAM:PF12013), giving the protein MENELFQKIPSLQVMICRQCKHGVRPVEVERHLKRKHQFKHQSAHQLAQAVRQWEDIEQDSAAIQIPPVVDNPLPILPCEPSGLLCQRHDPLCHYVASNMGTMRNHWRQVHQWSQQTRRGRVGQRECTQGAAELQRTTREKPGCDRQQIFPSGPGSHYIHIRFPEGHPPPPPPPADQAQRAVDAIITAWDQARTAQEQQAVIQADRITDANPWLRRTGWARYLEGVHPQDLLRLVEAPPEEPPDPIEQAIQAIWNAMGQLARRSQQTVQRCGTGICMEAARTEAGQTPYRPLQAYMDETSVQKHVQAWQQVLGFIARTQATQAGQGMQEWCGPLPVYGMTARQQRKWQMLWQLAMPTMVRPQQAPHRARARAVHMFPGAGRILEQGGNPGSYRATEGRGVSPGDQPTAGHGVSPEHVEEAEETGNAGSTEPAWMMSPMERACLEFCIELLNQRHRAHEYESPLVCAMAVLGWGETGWRDPDSYPPILSRMIKLARFMVVQKALWLDPHVGDIIQMWQAQASTVNGTPNGTPASPIAWPLASADAQLADIDEGCDSASPTRSTPTTVHDRPSFHDHVQQMVSRFMIRGTHGPMQTLLDWRTYGLKIHYNSTAPGHVAWMGADELLYKDLHFTMGEFRGFIHGLVGATRELLCELLCIADGSSSAHTPSTMPLPAIPWQGLYDDPTQGHPGWNFCMIAGPGGPWMAGGG
- a CDS encoding uncharacterized protein (COG:L;~EggNog:ENOG410PI7H), producing MRRGAIHGPLVAQYLARVARFKEKLAVAIHMTAGQPARAPELLSVQYVNTPNNQFRNVFIEDGMVTLVTAYHKGFHASNDSKLIHRYVPRAVGELVVWYMWLAMPFIDQLTAWQAGTAHGTVNGTSNGMSNGTSNGTLNGMSNGTSNGMSNGTSNGTLNGTQAGTVNGTVSRRSTRIMERPTHGFYLGSYRRE